In the genome of Candidatus Baltobacteraceae bacterium, one region contains:
- a CDS encoding glycosyltransferase family 2 protein, translated as MTISVVVPLFNEEHNVAPLLERIVTILERLPDRPEYEIVLVNDGSTDGTLAAIRNEMRAQQHIVLINLSRNFGHQLAATAGIELASGEAVVLMDGDLQDPPELIESFVERWRAGYDVVYAVRRTRKGESAFKVLTARFFYRTIKRLTNVAIPVDTGDFRLMSRRVVEALRRSPERHRFLRGMVSWVGFNQTGVAYDRDERHSGTTKYPLPKMLRFAVDGITSFSDIPLRFAAYFGFAVSALAFIYAIVVIVAKLFRVNAPGYTPGWASTIVAVVFLGGVQLISLGIIGEYLGRIYDQVKGRPLYLVSDIERS; from the coding sequence GTGACCATCAGCGTCGTCGTTCCGCTTTTTAACGAGGAACATAACGTCGCTCCGCTCCTCGAGCGGATCGTGACGATCCTCGAGCGCCTGCCGGATCGTCCCGAGTACGAGATCGTGCTGGTCAACGACGGCAGCACCGACGGCACGCTTGCCGCGATCCGCAACGAGATGCGCGCGCAGCAGCACATCGTGCTGATCAACCTCTCGCGAAACTTCGGACATCAGCTTGCGGCAACTGCCGGCATCGAGCTGGCTTCCGGCGAGGCCGTCGTGTTGATGGACGGGGACCTGCAGGATCCGCCCGAGCTCATCGAGTCGTTCGTCGAGCGCTGGCGCGCGGGATACGACGTCGTCTATGCCGTGCGGCGCACACGCAAAGGCGAAAGCGCGTTCAAGGTGCTCACGGCACGATTCTTCTATCGCACGATCAAGCGCCTCACCAACGTTGCAATACCCGTCGACACGGGCGATTTTCGCTTGATGAGCCGGCGCGTCGTCGAAGCGCTGCGCCGCTCGCCGGAGCGACATCGATTCTTGCGAGGCATGGTGAGTTGGGTCGGCTTCAATCAAACCGGCGTCGCGTACGACCGCGACGAGCGGCACTCCGGAACGACGAAATACCCGCTGCCGAAGATGCTCCGGTTTGCCGTCGACGGCATCACGTCGTTCTCGGACATTCCGCTGCGCTTTGCGGCGTATTTCGGGTTCGCCGTCAGCGCCCTCGCGTTTATCTACGCCATCGTGGTCATCGTGGCCAAACTGTTCCGGGTCAACGCTCCCGGATATACGCCGGGCTGGGCGTCGACAATCGTCGCCGTCGTTTTCCTGGGCGGCGTCCAGCTCATCAGCCTGGGCATCATCGGCGAGTATCTCGGCCGCATTTACGATCAGGTCAAAGGACGTCCGCTTTATCTCGTCAGCGACATCGAACGCAGTTGA
- a CDS encoding O-antigen ligase family protein, whose protein sequence is MTYHPVVDQFPVITPLDPWSAAAFAAAFVAALVLTARRPAYGLCALILVTPFALYREVFATAMTLPRPVLLGVLAGLTTYSGCWKTLRSRPALLLLGALCAYFAATALSGIGAHHPELVVRETLKVLEYALFFGAAYLCYRLDPDPGPPATALAAIAIVVSLTALAQEILGAPSGLYVGRAIVPRVAGVLEGPNQLAGYLDLVVPVVAALAVTRRSALTSAALFLAMMADVLTFSRSGLIAVAIAAAALVAVNGRAMLTVLRPAFAGTIAGVLVVAGWGAYAQSANVFRLSVESAYAGGVGNRGQLWDAALRMWRRHPLLGVGAGNYELELPFYGVLGVRTHANSWYLQSLAEGGILLFGATVAVIAAIAAAFVREVRRSPWIAGAAAASLAICLHQIADYLIFFPKVGMTWWLLLGIAAAA, encoded by the coding sequence TTGACCTATCATCCGGTCGTCGATCAGTTTCCGGTCATTACTCCGCTCGATCCATGGTCGGCAGCCGCATTCGCGGCGGCGTTCGTCGCCGCCCTGGTGCTGACAGCGCGACGCCCGGCCTACGGGCTGTGCGCGTTGATTCTCGTCACGCCGTTCGCGCTCTATCGCGAAGTCTTCGCCACGGCGATGACGTTGCCGCGTCCCGTATTGCTCGGCGTTTTGGCAGGGCTGACGACGTATTCGGGATGCTGGAAGACGTTGCGTTCGCGGCCGGCGCTGTTACTGCTCGGCGCGCTCTGCGCCTACTTCGCTGCAACCGCGTTGTCGGGAATCGGCGCGCACCATCCGGAGCTCGTCGTTCGTGAAACGCTCAAGGTGCTCGAATACGCGCTGTTCTTCGGGGCGGCGTATCTGTGTTATCGTCTCGATCCCGACCCCGGTCCGCCCGCGACGGCGCTTGCCGCAATTGCGATCGTCGTTTCGCTGACCGCGCTCGCACAAGAAATTCTAGGCGCGCCGTCGGGACTGTACGTCGGACGAGCGATCGTACCGCGCGTAGCCGGCGTGCTTGAAGGGCCGAATCAACTGGCGGGTTACCTCGACCTCGTCGTTCCCGTCGTTGCCGCGTTGGCCGTTACGCGGCGCTCCGCGTTGACCAGCGCCGCGCTCTTTCTTGCAATGATGGCCGACGTGCTGACGTTTTCACGCTCGGGATTGATCGCCGTAGCAATCGCCGCCGCGGCGCTCGTTGCCGTGAACGGCCGCGCGATGCTGACGGTGCTGCGCCCGGCTTTTGCCGGCACGATCGCGGGCGTACTCGTCGTCGCGGGCTGGGGCGCGTACGCGCAAAGTGCGAACGTCTTTCGTCTTTCGGTGGAGAGCGCGTACGCCGGCGGCGTCGGCAACCGGGGTCAGCTATGGGACGCGGCGCTGCGGATGTGGCGGCGGCATCCGTTGCTCGGTGTCGGCGCGGGCAACTACGAACTCGAGCTTCCGTTTTACGGCGTTCTCGGCGTACGCACGCACGCCAACAGCTGGTATTTGCAATCGCTGGCGGAGGGCGGTATTCTGCTCTTCGGCGCGACCGTGGCGGTGATCGCGGCGATCGCTGCGGCATTCGTCCGCGAGGTGCGCCGTTCGCCGTGGATCGCCGGCGCGGCGGCCGCATCGCTGGCGATCTGCTTGCATCAAATCGCCGATTATTTGATTTTCTTTCCGAAAGTGGGCATGACGTGGTGGCTGCTGCTGGGGATCGCCGCCGCCGCGTAA